Proteins encoded within one genomic window of Panicum virgatum strain AP13 chromosome 1N, P.virgatum_v5, whole genome shotgun sequence:
- the LOC120656231 gene encoding uncharacterized protein LOC120656231 — MRAMCASAQSKPCLEFRPKSTATRRSLPRAAAPLPGLPLELRRRVWGHGDKARKHHATTSLQLYSSTVSIDRSSAPRQWFRGDAFPSRGLRWLWFLQGRRCGVPYRGIQWSKQEDQLGKEMRLVSLKEFSIRTSYCLMASVSLSAGHQPPQPDRIRDCVCVYRWYDLLLEGQRLCSASAYRLRYINLFHVVRLLDSCQYFVVFR; from the exons ATGCGCGCGATGTGCGCGAGCGCCCAGTCGAAGCCGTGCTTGGAGTTCAGGCCGAAgtcgacggcgacgaggaggtccCTGCCGCGGGCCGCGGCGCCGCTCCCCGGTCTCCCACTCGAGCTCCGCCGACGCGTCTGGGGCCACGGGGACAAGGCGCGGAAGCACCACGCCACCACCTCCCTCCAGCTGTACTCCTCCACCGTCTCCATCGATCGCTCCAGCGCTCCGCGGCAATGGTTCCGCGGCGACGCTTTTCCCTCACGGGGACTGCGGTGGTTGTGGTTTCTGCAAGGGCGGCGGTGCGGAGTTCCGTATAGAG GTATCCAATGGAGCAAGCAAGAAGACCAGTTGGGGAAGGAGATGCGACTCGTCAGTCTAAAAGAATTCAGCATCAGAACAAGCTATTGCCTAATGGCATCGGTGTCACTGTCAGCAGGGCACCAGCCACCGCAGCCTGATCGCATCAGAGACTGCGTCTGCGTGTACAGGTGGTACGATCTCCTTCTAGAAGGACAAAGGTTGTGTTCAGCTTCTGCATACAGATTGAGATATATAAACTTGTTTCATGTTGTTCGGTTACTAGATAGCTGCCAGTATTTTGTTGTTTTTAGATGA